From Ascaphus truei isolate aAscTru1 chromosome 20, aAscTru1.hap1, whole genome shotgun sequence, one genomic window encodes:
- the LOC142471171 gene encoding olfactory receptor 6B1-like gives MLGKNQTIVTEFLLLGFQNLHNFKILLFTVFLVTYILTIICNLMIIALVLTSHQLHSPMYFFLAHLSLSDILLTTVIVPNVLRLIWGEGGTISVAGCIAQLNFFASSVATESLLLTAMSYDRYLAICHPLRYTTIMNFNLCLQLVIWSWLLGFMIVLLFILPVSQLQFCGPNVIDHIFCDFAPLLKHSCSDTSFIVIEDFVLSFPVALFPFVFIIVTYICIFLTILRIPSTTGKQKAFSTCSSHLIVVCTYYGTLIIIYVVPSREHSFAINKVLSLLYTVVTPFFNPLIYSLRNKEIGAALRIRFQYSTGFWHESRRR, from the coding sequence ATGCTGGGGAAGAATCAAACAATAGTCACAGAATTCCTGCTTCTGGGATTCCAGAATCTTCACAACTTCAAGATTTTACTCTTCACTGTGTTCCTCGTGACTTACATTCTGACCATAATTTGTAATCTCATGATTATCGCATTGGTGTTAACCAGTCACCAACTCCACTCTCCCATGTACTTCTTCCTTGCTCACTTGTCCTTATCTGACATCCTGCTCACCACGGTTATTGTCCCAAACGTGCTACGCCTCATATGGGGAGAAGGTGGCACCATATCTGTTGCTGGCTGCATCGCTCAACTTAACTTCTTTGCTTCCTCTGTGGCAACAGAGAGTCTCCTCCTAACAGCAATGTCCTACGACCGATACCTGGCCATCTGTCACCCGTTGCGTTACACCACAATTATGAATTTTAATCTTTGCCTGCAGCTGGTTATCTGGTCTTGGCTCTTGGGTTTTATGATTGTATTACTCTTTATTCTTCCGGTCAGTCAGTTACAGTTCTGTGGCCCTAATGTCATTGACCATATCTTCTGTGATTTTGCTCCTCTTCTAAAACACTCATGCTCAGACACCTCCTTCATAGTAATTGAAGACTTTGTGCTATccttccctgtcgccctctttcCCTTTGTGTTCATCATTGTGACCTACATATGTATCTTCCTTACCATCCTCAGGATCCCCTCCACCACTGGGAAacagaaagccttctccacctgcagctcccatctcatAGTTGTTTGCACATATTATGGGACTCTGATTATTATTTATGTTGTTCCATCCAGGGAACACTCATTTGCCATAAACAAGGTCCTATCTCTGCTGTACACGGTGGTAACTCCATTCTTCAACCCCTTAATATACAGTCTGAGGAACAAGGAGATAGGGGCAGCTCTGAGGATAAGGTTTCAGTATTCAACAGGTTTCTGGCATGAAAGTAGAAGGAGATAA